A stretch of DNA from Spirosoma endbachense:
GATTGATGAGACTTCTCTTACATCAAATCGTATTAAAGACATTTTCGACCAATCTCAGTTAACGCCCATTTCTTGAAGCAGAGATATGAAGCTTCTATCGTCTCAGTTGGGGGTGTTTTTATAGATACCCTGGTTATTTTAATCACGAGTTAGTCGATTGGCTGTTTCTGCTTTCAATGCCAGTTTATAAGTCACTTGACAGGTTATATTTACCGTCGAGTGATAGAGTATCCGACAAAGTTTGAACCACTTCACTACGTACACTGATGAGACCGCCATCGTTACTAGCTCATCTGCTGGCTATTCTACTGTTACCAGTCACGGTAACCATTGTTATACCCTGGTTGATTTATGTGCCTCATCAGTGGGTTACCCTGAACACGTGGGTAGTCAAGCTAATGGGAGGCCTAGTAGGGCTAGCGGGATTTACGCTGCTGTTGAGAACGATATGGCTGTTTAATGGGATAGGGAAAGGAACCTTGGCCCCTTGGGAGCCGCCACAACGACTCGTTGTGGTTGGGCCTTACCGTTATTGCCGTAACCCGATGATAAGCGGGGTATTGGCTATGCTACTTGGGGAAGCCTTGCTGTTGCAGTCAGGGAACCTATTACTTTGGGCCGGGCTAGTCTTTGGCATCAATACGGTTTACTTCATTGGGCTTGAGGAACCGGATTTGCTGAATCGGTTTGGCACCGACTACCAACACTATAAGCAGCATGTACCCCGTTGGATTCCCTACTTTCGGCCTTACCAGCCTCCTTTACAAAGCTAACTTAAACTGGCAACTAGCAGTAGTTATCAAATTGGGCAACCAAGAACGGGCAAGTAAGGGAGCCTGCCAGACGTTTACTTTTTTGTCTCGATCGGGAGCGTTTTTAGGAGATACGGTGCTATTTGATAGCTTTTGATTCCAGTGGGTAAGCTTGGCTAAATACAACCCAGAACGCAGTTGGCGGGTCCTTAAAATATGAAAACTTCTTTAGTAGTACTTACCCTTACTCTCAGTGCACTGGCTTGTCGCCAACCCTCCGCTCCAGCCGATTGCGACTGCCAGTCAACAAGCTATTCGTTATTGATTGAAAAAACGGGCGTTTACAACAAAGGGGGTGTAAGTACCATTAATGCCAAAACCGGCCAAGTTGATGGTTTCTATACATTGAGTTGCAATCCTGACTTTATCACCGGGAAAGCGGCCGACCGCGACACCATTCTTTTGACTGGTCGAGCCCGCTCGAATTGCTACAAAGGGGAATCACTAATTGCCCTACCAAGTCTACTAGAGTTAATCACTGTACGTAAAAAGTGAGCATTTTTTGAGAATGTAATTTTAACATCTGTCAAACTCAACCAGTAACATACGGCCCGTTAAAAAGAGCGGAAATTTCAATCCTATTCAATAATTCATGCAGAAACGCAGCATCCTCAAATGAAGGAGCAGTCCTGGTGTTATTTCTAATATCTGCTGCCAGTCGTTTGTAAATCTGGGCTACATTGCCGATAACCGGATTTCCAGTTAAACCTTGGTACATTTCAGCAGGCACAGTTAAAGGTTTTAATTCAGTTTCGTCACCCCTCGCCCCATGAATGGTTAACTGAGCCTGCTGGCCATGCCCTAGTGGAGCGGTTACCTGGATATCCCCTTTGCTTCCATTAATCTCCCATAAAAAGTTGGTGGCCCTGGAAATCCCACCTCTATAATGAACGGTGACGGCAGCACCGCTTTGCAAGGTTCCTATCACCATAATCTGGTCTTCGCTAGTTTTGGGTTTTATTGCCCCTGTGTCTTTTATGTTAACATTTTTAAAATTGCTGCTCATGCGTGCAGTAAGCTGATTGAATCCGCCTAAAACTTTGGTTAGACCCGCCAGGGTGTGCCCCAGTGGAATCGTTAGCATAGTAGCGCCATTTTCTTTTTCATACAGATAATAATTAGCAATGACGGTTTCGTCGCCCCAACTGCCGCCGGAGCCGATGAGCGTAGTAGACAAAACTTTTCCTACATAGCCCTCATTTATAAGCTGTGCTAAATAAAGTAGCTCTGGTGCAACGACCATCTGAGTACCTACTACCGCAATTACATTTTTACTTTTGGCCAAAGCGGCTAACGTTTTGGTTTCTTCTAACCCGTTTCCAAGCGGATGTTCGCAGTAAACGTGTTTTCCAGCTTCGAGCGCAGCTTTTACCAATTCAAAATGATAAGCAACTTTCACCGTGATCACCACCAGGTCAATGTCATTGGATTCTACCAGCATCTGCGCATTTTCAAAGGCGTTGGGAATTTGGAATGCTGCGGCAGCTTTCTTTGCGCTTTCATGAGTGGAATTGGCTACGCCAATAATGTCAAATTTATTCGAGAGCAGTTTTAAAGCCGGGATATGTGATACGGATGCCCACTGACTATCTGGATTAAGGCCTATTAAGCCTACTTTTATTTTATCAGATTCCATGTATGTGTTTTTCAAATGCGTTGCAATACTATACAGGCCACAATATTTTTGCGTAGTAGGTATCCCAATGTATGATACATACAATTTTGTAAGTATGACAAAGCTTAAGGCAAGCTCGACCAATAGCATTAACCGTAATTTTCTCTCAGATTGTAATTTGACCTATGCTGTTCAACTGATCGGCGGTAGATGGAAATTACTTATACTAATGCGCTTGGGAAACGAGAAAAGGCGATTTGGAGAGCTGAAAAAAGTTATTCCAAACATTACAGAACGAATGCTGACGCTTCAGCTTCGTGAACTTGAACGGGACGGGGTAATCACAAGGAC
This window harbors:
- a CDS encoding methyltransferase family protein, encoding MRPPSLLAHLLAILLLPVTVTIVIPWLIYVPHQWVTLNTWVVKLMGGLVGLAGFTLLLRTIWLFNGIGKGTLAPWEPPQRLVVVGPYRYCRNPMISGVLAMLLGEALLLQSGNLLLWAGLVFGINTVYFIGLEEPDLLNRFGTDYQHYKQHVPRWIPYFRPYQPPLQS
- a CDS encoding Gfo/Idh/MocA family protein, producing the protein MESDKIKVGLIGLNPDSQWASVSHIPALKLLSNKFDIIGVANSTHESAKKAAAAFQIPNAFENAQMLVESNDIDLVVITVKVAYHFELVKAALEAGKHVYCEHPLGNGLEETKTLAALAKSKNVIAVVGTQMVVAPELLYLAQLINEGYVGKVLSTTLIGSGGSWGDETVIANYYLYEKENGATMLTIPLGHTLAGLTKVLGGFNQLTARMSSNFKNVNIKDTGAIKPKTSEDQIMVIGTLQSGAAVTVHYRGGISRATNFLWEINGSKGDIQVTAPLGHGQQAQLTIHGARGDETELKPLTVPAEMYQGLTGNPVIGNVAQIYKRLAADIRNNTRTAPSFEDAAFLHELLNRIEISALFNGPYVTG
- a CDS encoding winged helix-turn-helix transcriptional regulator, yielding MTKLKASSTNSINRNFLSDCNLTYAVQLIGGRWKLLILMRLGNEKRRFGELKKVIPNITERMLTLQLRELERDGVITRTVYPEVPPRVEYELTEIGKELIPACLLLDGWGEKHKHIQFGKQSTLL